A window of Brachybacterium fresconis contains these coding sequences:
- a CDS encoding DUF1846 domain-containing protein — translation MTASDSRSPVSSAPDVPEARGSAPDGFDREQYIELQSRHIHERRRQIGGKLYLEMGGKLFDDHHASRVLPGFTPDNKIAMLERLKDELEIMVCLNAKDLERQKVRADLGITYEDDVLRLIDVFREHGFLVENVVITQLEDSNHVALAFKERLERLGMSVARHGVIPGYPQDTARIVSEQGFGANEHSETSRDLIVVTAPGPGSGKLATCLSQIYHDHARGTRSGYAKFETFPIWNLPLEHPVNLAYESATADLDDINLIDPFHLAAYGEQVTSYNRDVEVFPLLRTLLERLTGTSPYSSPTDMGVNMAGNCIVDDEVCREAARQEIIRRFYKAAVDERIGDHDDVVSQRVAMVMSKAGCTVEDRAVVGPALEVEERTGEPGSAIQLADGTIITGKTSPLLGCSAAMLLNALKHLAGIDDDVHLLSPAAIEPIQTLKTERLGSRNPRLHTDEVLIALSVSAASADHARRALDELRNLAGRDVHTTTILGTVDEGIFRNLGISVTSEPRFQRRSLYHKR, via the coding sequence GTGACCGCCTCGGATTCCCGCTCCCCCGTCTCGTCCGCCCCCGACGTCCCGGAGGCCCGCGGCAGCGCACCGGACGGCTTCGACCGCGAGCAGTACATCGAGCTGCAGTCGCGCCACATCCATGAGCGCCGTCGGCAGATCGGCGGGAAGCTCTATCTGGAGATGGGTGGGAAGCTCTTCGACGACCACCATGCCTCCCGCGTGCTGCCGGGCTTCACGCCGGACAACAAGATCGCGATGCTCGAGCGGCTCAAGGACGAGCTGGAGATCATGGTGTGCCTGAACGCCAAGGACCTCGAACGGCAGAAGGTGCGCGCCGATCTGGGCATCACCTACGAGGACGACGTGCTGCGGCTGATCGACGTGTTCCGCGAGCACGGCTTCCTGGTCGAGAACGTGGTCATCACCCAGCTCGAGGATTCCAACCATGTGGCGCTGGCCTTCAAGGAGCGGCTGGAACGACTGGGGATGTCCGTCGCCCGCCACGGCGTGATCCCCGGCTACCCCCAGGACACGGCCCGGATCGTCTCCGAGCAGGGCTTCGGGGCCAACGAGCACTCCGAGACCTCGCGGGACCTGATCGTGGTCACCGCCCCGGGGCCGGGCTCGGGCAAGCTCGCCACCTGCCTCTCGCAGATCTACCACGACCATGCGCGCGGGACCCGTTCGGGGTACGCCAAGTTCGAGACCTTCCCGATCTGGAACCTGCCGCTGGAGCACCCGGTGAACCTCGCCTACGAGTCGGCGACGGCGGACCTGGACGACATCAACCTCATCGACCCCTTCCATCTCGCGGCCTACGGCGAGCAGGTCACCAGCTACAACCGGGACGTCGAGGTGTTCCCGCTGCTGCGCACCCTGCTGGAGCGGCTGACGGGCACCTCGCCCTACTCCTCCCCCACCGACATGGGCGTGAACATGGCCGGGAACTGCATCGTCGACGACGAGGTGTGCCGTGAAGCGGCCCGCCAGGAGATCATCCGGCGCTTCTACAAGGCCGCGGTCGACGAGCGGATCGGCGACCACGACGACGTCGTCTCCCAGCGGGTCGCGATGGTGATGTCCAAGGCCGGCTGCACGGTCGAGGACCGTGCCGTCGTCGGCCCCGCGCTCGAGGTCGAGGAGCGCACCGGGGAGCCCGGCTCGGCGATCCAGCTGGCCGACGGCACGATCATCACCGGCAAGACCTCCCCGCTGCTGGGCTGCTCGGCGGCGATGCTGCTGAATGCCCTGAAGCACCTGGCCGGCATCGACGATGACGTCCACCTGCTCTCCCCCGCCGCGATCGAGCCGATCCAGACCCTGAAGACCGAGCGGCTGGGCTCGCGCAACCCGCGCCTGCACACCGACGAGGTGCTCATCGCCCTGTCGGTCTCGGCCGCCTCGGCCGATCACGCCCGGCGCGCCCTGGACGAGCTGCGCAACCTCGCCGGCCGCGACGTCCACACCACCACGATCCTGGGCACGGTCGACGAGGGGATCTTCCGCAACCTGGGGATCTCGGTGACCTCGGAGCCGCGCTTCCAGCGCCGCTCGCTGTACCACAAGCGCTGA
- a CDS encoding endonuclease/exonuclease/phosphatase family protein, whose product MALALDRRHLLAGLGVAAVGVTAAVTLPATSAPAKPEAAEPASTDGPLIGPATEDRLHVMAFNIRLERVSDTESGEPDHWPDRRPLVIDLLEREQPTVLGVQECKFDQLSAIQEALPDHEFVGYGRHGGSQDEYSPLFYDATRFELLAWDQFWLSDTPDMIGSATWGNEISRMIIWARLHDRETDTEFAAINTHFDHQSEPSRVKSAQAMVDLLEGGELDGLPTIVTGDFNSPAEDSEAYATLVTDGPTVDTWETAAEQLTPAWGTFLGYEEPEEGARRIDWILSTEDVTTHEAAINVSTGQDGRWPSDHAPVQALVSLS is encoded by the coding sequence ATGGCCCTCGCCCTCGACCGCCGTCACCTCCTCGCCGGCCTCGGCGTCGCCGCCGTCGGCGTCACCGCCGCGGTCACCCTCCCCGCGACCTCCGCCCCAGCGAAGCCCGAGGCCGCCGAGCCCGCCTCGACCGACGGCCCCCTGATCGGCCCCGCGACCGAGGACCGCCTGCATGTGATGGCGTTCAACATCCGCCTGGAGCGCGTCAGCGACACCGAGAGCGGGGAGCCCGACCACTGGCCGGACCGTCGGCCGCTCGTCATCGACCTGCTCGAGCGCGAGCAGCCCACCGTCCTCGGCGTCCAGGAGTGCAAGTTCGACCAGCTCTCCGCCATCCAGGAGGCGCTGCCGGACCACGAATTCGTCGGCTACGGGCGTCACGGCGGCAGCCAGGACGAGTACTCCCCGCTGTTCTACGACGCCACCCGCTTCGAGCTGCTGGCCTGGGACCAGTTCTGGCTCTCCGACACCCCCGACATGATCGGCTCGGCCACCTGGGGCAACGAGATCAGCCGCATGATCATCTGGGCCCGGCTGCACGACCGGGAGACCGACACCGAGTTCGCGGCGATCAACACCCACTTCGACCACCAGTCCGAGCCCTCCCGGGTCAAGAGCGCCCAGGCGATGGTGGACCTCCTCGAGGGTGGGGAGCTCGACGGGCTGCCCACGATCGTCACCGGTGACTTCAACTCGCCGGCCGAGGACTCCGAGGCCTACGCCACCCTGGTCACCGACGGGCCGACGGTCGACACCTGGGAGACCGCCGCCGAGCAGCTCACCCCTGCCTGGGGCACCTTCCTCGGCTACGAGGAGCCCGAGGAGGGAGCACGGCGCATCGACTGGATCCTCAGCACCGAGGACGTCACCACCCACGAGGCCGCGATCAACGTCTCGACCGGTCAGGACGGCCGCTGGCCCTCGGACCACGCGCCGGTCCAGGCGCTGGTCTCGCTGTCCTGA
- a CDS encoding dihydrofolate reductase family protein yields MTKVAWGFTCSLDGFITGPDHDMSWLSAAEEIDGGDTEQLARAVGAILSGRRGYDAALAQASERDELTSEAYGGAWSGIEFVLTHRPEELADDPRVIAPGTDGPGIVPLNCDIREAIRRGKDAAAGKDLQIISADLARQALAHDLVDELQVFVAPVFLGDGTRIFDVPGGLRYDWELVGPIAGAQRSIGRTYRPTHRSA; encoded by the coding sequence ATGACCAAGGTCGCCTGGGGATTCACCTGTTCCCTCGACGGATTCATCACCGGCCCCGACCACGACATGAGCTGGCTGTCCGCCGCCGAGGAGATCGACGGCGGCGACACGGAGCAGCTCGCCCGTGCCGTCGGAGCGATCCTGTCGGGTCGCCGCGGCTACGACGCGGCGCTCGCGCAGGCGAGCGAGCGCGACGAGCTGACCTCCGAGGCCTACGGCGGAGCCTGGAGCGGCATCGAGTTCGTCCTGACCCATCGTCCGGAGGAGCTCGCGGACGATCCCCGTGTCATCGCTCCGGGCACCGACGGGCCGGGAATCGTCCCCCTGAACTGCGACATCCGGGAGGCGATCCGCCGGGGGAAGGACGCCGCTGCCGGCAAGGATCTGCAGATCATCAGCGCCGACCTCGCTCGTCAGGCGCTCGCGCACGACCTGGTCGACGAGCTGCAGGTCTTCGTCGCCCCGGTCTTCCTGGGCGACGGCACCCGCATCTTCGACGTCCCCGGAGGTCTCCGCTACGACTGGGAGCTGGTCGGGCCCATCGCCGGTGCGCAGCGGAGCATCGGACGCACCTACCGACCCACGCACCGCTCTGCCTGA
- a CDS encoding ZIP family metal transporter — protein sequence MTPGLLALLAGLIAGGALLLGSAIAWFVKIPATVVAGIMAFGAGVLISALTFELVDEAMALGGLGATAGGFLAGAVIYVGLNVLLARYGARHRKRSGDQQPRQDEKASSGGAIAIGALLDGVPESMVLGLSILTGGGLSVPMFAAVFISNVPEGLSSSAGWKRAGRSGAYVFGIWGAIALASGVAALGGYLLLDGAPPETLAAVNALAAGAILAMITDTMIPEAFAEDSLYSGLLATLGFLAALSLHALG from the coding sequence ATGACACCCGGGCTCCTGGCACTGCTCGCCGGACTCATCGCCGGCGGCGCGCTGCTGCTGGGCAGTGCGATCGCTTGGTTCGTGAAGATTCCCGCGACCGTGGTCGCCGGGATCATGGCCTTCGGCGCCGGGGTGCTGATCTCCGCACTGACCTTCGAACTCGTCGACGAGGCGATGGCCCTCGGGGGACTCGGGGCCACCGCCGGAGGCTTCCTTGCCGGGGCGGTCATCTACGTCGGACTGAACGTCCTGCTGGCGCGCTACGGCGCCCGCCATCGCAAACGCTCCGGCGACCAGCAGCCTCGCCAGGACGAGAAGGCGAGCAGCGGGGGAGCGATCGCGATCGGCGCGCTGCTGGACGGCGTCCCCGAATCGATGGTTCTGGGGCTGAGCATTCTCACCGGCGGAGGACTCAGCGTTCCGATGTTCGCCGCGGTGTTCATCTCCAACGTGCCCGAGGGGCTTTCCAGCAGCGCCGGCTGGAAGCGCGCCGGCCGCAGCGGCGCCTACGTGTTCGGGATCTGGGGTGCGATCGCCCTGGCCTCGGGGGTGGCGGCGTTGGGCGGGTACCTGCTGCTGGACGGTGCCCCTCCCGAGACTCTCGCGGCCGTCAACGCCCTGGCCGCTGGAGCGATCCTCGCGATGATCACCGACACCATGATCCCCGAGGCCTTCGCAGAGGACTCGTTGTACTCCGGACTGCTCGCCACCCTCGGCTTCCTCGCCGCTCTCAGCCTGCACGCGCTGGGATGA
- the melA gene encoding alpha-galactosidase, whose product MTTTPFLTRPKITIIGAGGFVFPFRLIGDILSFPALREATLTLMDINPDKLGPVASATRELVDHHGFPVTVEETTDRRAALDGADIVIITFQVGGVESYAHDVKIPRKYGIDQAVGDTVGPGGVFRFLRSVNAYDAIIDDALEVCPRAQFINYANPMAMATAYLNARGLSCVGLCHSVQGTTRMLARSLDVPYDEVRYRCAGINHQAWVLEFSRGREDLYPRLREVMAERHQRGRGGTDLAGDEGDHSEAAQAASTYEGGNEQVRTALMNHFGYFETESSHHASEYLPYFRKTPELTEEYIPERWDYYEICAAHDDQGDIDAQLQRLKDELTPSVEYGAMIINSIVTGTPSVVHGNVPNGGALITNLPADACVEVPCLVDASGVQPTAIGELPLQLAALNRTNVGVQTLAVRAALTGNRENVHHAVALDPLTAAQVTLEDARAMTEELFAAHRELLPESLRG is encoded by the coding sequence ATGACCACCACGCCCTTCCTCACCCGCCCCAAGATCACCATCATCGGAGCCGGCGGCTTCGTGTTCCCCTTCCGCCTGATCGGCGACATCCTCAGCTTCCCCGCCCTGCGCGAGGCGACGCTGACCCTGATGGACATCAACCCTGACAAGCTCGGACCGGTCGCGAGCGCGACCCGCGAGCTCGTCGACCATCACGGGTTCCCGGTCACCGTCGAGGAGACCACCGACCGCCGCGCGGCGCTGGACGGCGCCGACATCGTCATCATCACCTTCCAGGTGGGCGGGGTCGAGTCCTACGCGCACGACGTCAAGATCCCCCGGAAGTACGGGATCGACCAGGCCGTCGGCGACACCGTCGGCCCCGGAGGCGTGTTCCGCTTCCTGCGCTCGGTGAATGCGTACGACGCGATCATCGACGACGCTCTCGAGGTGTGCCCGCGCGCCCAGTTCATCAACTACGCCAACCCCATGGCGATGGCCACCGCTTACCTCAACGCCCGAGGGCTGTCCTGCGTGGGCCTGTGCCACAGCGTGCAGGGCACCACCCGCATGCTCGCCCGCAGCCTGGACGTGCCCTACGACGAGGTGCGCTACCGCTGCGCCGGCATCAACCACCAGGCCTGGGTGCTGGAGTTCTCCCGCGGCCGGGAGGACCTCTATCCGCGCCTGCGTGAGGTCATGGCCGAGCGCCACCAGCGCGGCCGCGGCGGCACCGACCTCGCCGGGGACGAGGGGGACCACAGCGAGGCCGCCCAGGCGGCCAGCACGTACGAGGGCGGCAACGAACAGGTGCGCACCGCGCTGATGAACCACTTCGGGTACTTCGAGACCGAGTCCAGCCACCACGCCTCGGAGTACCTCCCCTATTTCCGCAAGACCCCCGAACTCACCGAGGAGTACATCCCCGAGCGCTGGGACTACTACGAGATCTGCGCCGCCCACGATGACCAGGGCGACATCGACGCCCAGCTGCAGCGGTTGAAGGACGAGCTCACCCCCTCGGTCGAATACGGCGCGATGATCATCAACTCGATCGTCACCGGCACGCCGTCCGTCGTGCACGGCAACGTGCCCAATGGCGGCGCACTGATCACCAACCTCCCGGCCGACGCCTGCGTCGAGGTGCCGTGCCTGGTCGACGCGAGCGGCGTCCAGCCCACCGCGATCGGGGAGCTGCCGCTGCAGCTGGCCGCCCTGAACCGCACCAACGTGGGCGTCCAGACCCTCGCCGTCCGGGCCGCACTGACCGGCAACCGCGAGAACGTCCACCACGCCGTGGCGCTGGACCCGCTGACCGCGGCGCAGGTGACCCTGGAAGACGCCCGAGCCATGACCGAGGAGCTGTTCGCTGCGCATCGGGAGCTGCTGCCGGAGAGCCTGCGCGGCTGA
- a CDS encoding helix-turn-helix domain-containing protein, translating to MTSLSDAHPPPPSEVETMAPALWCRRGDPPRMQSMHRHDDLEINAVLRGELRYVFAGRPFVVREGQIALFWAAQPHGLVDSRAGDVCWMHVPIPTLLGWNLPEAEMSALLRPQPLVTDSQLVRSRIESMMPSWLTEYEDDDASALVLLEIRATVRRALRAALADGTVRSPFAGVEEGSFRADGARRVPEESIAHTMTMAQFVIERFREPLRVEDVAAAAHLTPSHAMTVFRRTVGATIGEYLTMCRVAEAQRLLMTTSAGMPEVAERSGFGSLSSYYAHVTVACGMAPRQYRQRIG from the coding sequence ATGACATCGCTGTCCGATGCGCACCCGCCACCGCCCTCCGAGGTGGAGACGATGGCGCCCGCGCTGTGGTGCCGCCGCGGTGATCCGCCGCGCATGCAGTCGATGCATCGACATGACGATCTCGAGATCAATGCGGTGCTGCGCGGCGAGCTGCGCTATGTGTTCGCCGGGCGCCCGTTCGTGGTGCGCGAGGGGCAGATCGCCCTGTTCTGGGCGGCGCAGCCGCACGGCCTGGTGGACTCCCGCGCCGGGGACGTGTGCTGGATGCACGTGCCGATCCCGACTCTGCTGGGCTGGAACCTGCCGGAGGCGGAGATGAGCGCCCTGCTGCGCCCGCAGCCGCTGGTCACCGACTCGCAGCTGGTGCGCTCACGCATCGAGTCGATGATGCCGTCGTGGTTGACGGAATACGAGGACGACGACGCGTCCGCCCTGGTGCTGCTGGAGATCCGGGCGACGGTGCGCCGCGCCCTGCGCGCCGCGCTGGCCGACGGGACGGTCCGCTCCCCCTTCGCCGGTGTCGAGGAGGGATCGTTCCGGGCCGACGGGGCCCGCCGGGTGCCGGAGGAGTCGATCGCCCACACCATGACCATGGCCCAATTCGTCATCGAGCGCTTTCGCGAGCCGCTGCGCGTCGAGGACGTCGCCGCCGCGGCGCACCTGACGCCCTCGCATGCGATGACCGTGTTCCGCCGGACGGTGGGCGCGACGATCGGTGAGTACCTCACGATGTGCCGGGTGGCCGAGGCACAGCGCCTGCTGATGACCACGTCGGCGGGGATGCCGGAGGTCGCCGAGCGCAGCGGCTTCGGCTCGCTCAGCAGCTACTACGCGCACGTGACCGTAGCCTGTGGGATGGCGCCGCGGCAGTACCGGCAGCGGATCGGGTGA
- a CDS encoding DapH/DapD/GlmU-related protein, with product MSLTDLLEALNSGERISADSPLHAVMHETSQEALRITGELNGSYHEPVRVRELLAELTGTEIDETVTLFPPLTSDFGKNIHLGKRVFLNAGCRFQDQGGVEIGDDCLIGHNTLIATLNHDLAPSRRGDMHPGRVVIGRNVWIGANVTILPGVTIGEDAVVAAASVVTKDVPARALVVGSPARVIRTVED from the coding sequence ATGAGCCTCACCGATCTGCTGGAGGCCCTGAACTCCGGCGAACGAATCTCCGCCGACTCCCCGCTGCACGCCGTGATGCACGAGACCAGCCAGGAAGCGCTGCGGATCACCGGCGAGCTGAACGGCAGCTACCACGAGCCCGTTCGCGTCCGAGAGCTGCTGGCCGAGCTGACCGGGACGGAGATCGACGAGACCGTCACCCTGTTCCCGCCGCTGACCTCCGACTTCGGCAAGAACATCCACCTCGGCAAGCGCGTGTTCCTCAACGCCGGCTGCCGGTTCCAGGACCAGGGCGGGGTCGAGATCGGCGACGACTGCCTCATCGGGCACAACACCCTCATCGCCACGCTGAACCACGACCTCGCCCCCAGCCGCCGCGGCGACATGCATCCCGGCCGTGTGGTGATCGGACGCAACGTGTGGATCGGCGCGAACGTGACCATCCTGCCCGGAGTCACGATCGGCGAGGACGCTGTGGTCGCCGCCGCCTCCGTGGTGACCAAGGATGTGCCGGCCCGGGCGCTCGTCGTCGGTTCCCCGGCGCGGGTGATCCGCACCGTCGAGGACTGA
- a CDS encoding MaoC family dehydratase: protein MTVQTRLSLEDLAVGDEFRSGEHALDEAQIIEYAREFDPQPFHLDASEAESSFFGGLAASGWHTASITMRLLVDSVPIGNGVIGAGGEIAWPRPTRPTDVLHVVSTIREIRPSRSRPDRGIVTMECLTLNQDGETCQRFVPQLVVLRRGEDA from the coding sequence GTGACCGTGCAGACCCGGCTCTCCCTCGAGGACCTCGCCGTCGGCGACGAGTTCCGCAGCGGCGAGCACGCCCTGGACGAGGCGCAGATCATCGAGTACGCCCGCGAATTCGACCCGCAGCCCTTCCACCTCGACGCCTCCGAGGCGGAGTCGTCCTTCTTCGGAGGGCTCGCCGCGAGCGGCTGGCACACGGCCTCGATCACCATGCGTCTGCTCGTGGACAGCGTGCCGATCGGCAACGGCGTGATCGGCGCCGGTGGGGAGATCGCCTGGCCACGCCCGACCCGCCCCACCGACGTGCTGCACGTCGTCTCGACGATCCGGGAGATCAGACCCTCCCGCTCGCGACCGGATCGCGGCATCGTCACCATGGAATGCCTGACTCTGAACCAGGACGGCGAGACCTGTCAGCGCTTCGTCCCCCAGCTCGTGGTGCTGCGTCGAGGGGAGGACGCATGA
- a CDS encoding alpha/beta hydrolase encodes MAAPHRLRSWSLRLLVALLALVLVAVIGLVTWSRIGVMEAEENPLHGVLQDPEIDVSETSSAMVLHPADADSTPVGLVFYPGAKVEAEAYAARLAPLVTEQDMTVVIVRPWLHLALLDRRGPETFTDEAPEVGSWMVGGHSLGGVRACQLAPEAEALILFGSYCSNDLSESGPPVLSLAGSEDGLSTPAKIADARGNLPEDAFMVEIDGASHASFGDYGSQDGDGTPLISDAAMDLAVTESVAEFVGTEGVGSR; translated from the coding sequence GTGGCTGCTCCTCACCGTCTGCGCTCCTGGTCCCTCCGTCTGCTGGTCGCGCTGCTCGCGCTCGTGCTGGTGGCGGTGATCGGCCTCGTGACCTGGAGCCGGATCGGTGTGATGGAGGCCGAGGAGAACCCGCTGCACGGGGTCCTGCAGGATCCGGAGATCGACGTCTCGGAGACCTCGAGTGCGATGGTTCTGCATCCCGCCGACGCGGACTCCACGCCCGTCGGCCTGGTCTTCTACCCCGGGGCGAAGGTGGAGGCAGAGGCGTACGCGGCCCGGCTGGCGCCGCTGGTGACCGAGCAGGACATGACGGTGGTGATCGTGCGGCCGTGGCTGCACCTGGCGCTGCTGGATCGGCGTGGCCCGGAGACCTTCACCGACGAGGCTCCCGAGGTCGGGTCCTGGATGGTCGGCGGGCACTCCCTGGGCGGGGTGCGGGCCTGCCAGCTCGCGCCCGAGGCCGAGGCGCTGATCCTGTTCGGCTCCTACTGCTCGAACGATCTCTCGGAATCCGGCCCGCCGGTCCTGAGCCTGGCCGGCAGCGAGGACGGTCTGTCCACGCCGGCCAAGATCGCCGATGCCCGCGGCAACCTGCCGGAGGACGCCTTCATGGTCGAGATCGACGGGGCCAGCCACGCCAGCTTCGGCGACTACGGGAGCCAGGACGGGGACGGAACGCCGCTGATCTCCGACGCGGCCATGGATCTCGCGGTCACGGAGTCGGTGGCGGAGTTCGTGGGCACCGAAGGGGTCGGCTCTCGCTGA
- a CDS encoding Ltp family lipoprotein, with translation MNSTSPSPQDPGSSDLPSAPNFGATPYGAANSGAPGVPPTPPAKSGKKKGLIAAGCGCIILLVLLIAGCSALVFSGGGDDAESSETAAAEPAENEAADAEAPAEDAAAEEPAVEKSAAADEPAAEEAPAEEEPAAEEAPAEDDVPAEYTSALNSAQSYSDMMHMSKKGLFEQLTSEYADQFSDEAAQYAVDNVDADWNENALASAESYSETMHMSKAGIYDQLTSEYGEQFTADQAQYAIDTIEADWNANALASAESYRDTMDMSPDAIRDQLSSEYGDQFTQEQADYAVENLEG, from the coding sequence GTGAACAGCACCTCGCCCTCGCCCCAGGATCCGGGTTCCTCGGATCTGCCCTCCGCGCCGAACTTCGGCGCGACCCCGTACGGCGCTGCGAACAGCGGCGCACCCGGTGTCCCGCCGACCCCTCCCGCCAAGAGCGGGAAGAAGAAGGGCCTGATCGCCGCCGGCTGCGGCTGCATCATCCTGCTCGTCCTCCTCATCGCCGGCTGCTCCGCCCTGGTCTTCTCCGGCGGCGGCGACGACGCAGAGTCGTCCGAGACCGCGGCCGCCGAGCCGGCCGAGAACGAGGCCGCCGATGCCGAGGCACCCGCAGAGGACGCCGCGGCCGAGGAGCCCGCGGTGGAGAAGTCCGCTGCCGCGGACGAACCGGCAGCGGAGGAGGCCCCCGCCGAGGAGGAGCCCGCCGCTGAGGAAGCCCCGGCCGAGGACGACGTCCCCGCCGAGTACACCTCTGCGCTGAACAGCGCCCAGAGCTACTCGGACATGATGCACATGTCCAAGAAGGGGCTGTTCGAGCAGCTCACGTCGGAGTACGCCGACCAGTTCTCCGATGAGGCCGCCCAGTACGCGGTGGACAACGTCGACGCGGACTGGAACGAGAACGCGCTCGCGTCGGCCGAGAGCTACTCGGAGACGATGCACATGTCCAAGGCGGGCATCTACGACCAGCTCACCTCCGAGTACGGCGAGCAGTTCACCGCGGATCAGGCCCAGTACGCGATCGACACCATCGAGGCGGACTGGAACGCGAACGCTCTGGCCAGTGCCGAGTCCTATCGCGACACGATGGACATGTCGCCGGACGCGATCCGCGATCAGCTGTCCTCCGAGTACGGGGACCAGTTCACCCAGGAACAGGCCGACTACGCGGTCGAGAACCTCGAGGGCTGA
- a CDS encoding NERD domain-containing protein, with protein sequence MPITVPDSPDFASEAERVVWDHLLQQLPNDAALLAGQRVTAAGEEVEADLLVLWPGTGIAVIEVKGGRISLQDGTWRQSDRQGSHPLQRSPIEQAQRAKHEIIGYLNATSSRPIGRSVHLAVLPYTELPTDWDVPDAPRALTLDATDLPELAGRITHALRSQARDAHQPLDETLREHAVRMLRRTHRAIENHQLAAREIEDEGNALTREQERSVALLRYQRRAQIIGGAGSGKTHLAMIKARTLTRRGARTALLCYSRGLARHFQLLATTWPEEDRPAYVGLFHDLPVHWGAETEDAFDGTAATYYEEHLPRRLAELAAEQDQDQLFDAIVVDEAQDFADIWWDGLRSCLREQDEGVLFVFTDEHQSVFDREGRAPITLSPFPLDDNLRSTRSIAHTFAPLTPIEQNARMEQGAPVRYVECATADAVGAADDVVEQLLEEGWDPGDIALLTTRSRHPEQKERIEHFGYDGYWDEFFAAEDVFYGHVLNFKGLERRVVVLAINGFGSAERAPQLLYVGLSRARSLLVVVGEQTEIWDAGGGVVLERILGKG encoded by the coding sequence TTGCCGATCACCGTCCCGGACTCCCCCGACTTCGCCTCGGAAGCCGAACGCGTCGTGTGGGACCACCTGCTGCAGCAGCTGCCGAACGATGCGGCCCTCCTGGCCGGACAGCGCGTCACCGCCGCCGGCGAAGAGGTCGAGGCGGACCTGCTGGTGCTCTGGCCCGGGACCGGCATCGCCGTCATCGAGGTCAAGGGCGGACGCATCTCGCTCCAGGACGGCACCTGGAGACAATCGGACCGCCAGGGCAGCCATCCCCTGCAGCGATCCCCCATCGAACAGGCCCAGCGCGCCAAGCACGAGATCATCGGTTACCTCAACGCCACCTCCTCCCGCCCCATCGGCCGCAGCGTGCACCTGGCGGTGCTCCCGTACACCGAGCTGCCGACGGACTGGGACGTCCCCGATGCGCCGAGGGCGCTCACCCTGGATGCCACCGACCTGCCGGAGCTGGCCGGCAGGATCACCCACGCGCTGCGCTCGCAGGCCCGCGACGCCCATCAGCCGCTGGATGAGACCCTGCGCGAGCACGCCGTGAGAATGCTGCGGCGCACCCACCGCGCGATCGAGAACCACCAGCTGGCCGCCCGCGAGATCGAGGACGAGGGCAATGCGCTCACCCGCGAGCAGGAACGCTCGGTCGCCCTGCTGCGTTACCAGCGCCGCGCCCAGATCATCGGTGGCGCCGGCTCCGGCAAGACCCACCTGGCCATGATCAAGGCCCGCACCCTCACCCGCCGCGGCGCCCGCACCGCACTGCTGTGCTACTCCCGGGGTCTGGCCCGCCATTTCCAGCTGCTCGCGACCACCTGGCCGGAGGAAGATCGACCGGCGTACGTCGGGCTGTTCCACGACCTGCCGGTGCACTGGGGCGCCGAGACCGAGGACGCGTTCGACGGCACGGCGGCGACCTACTACGAGGAGCACCTCCCCCGGCGCCTCGCCGAGCTCGCCGCCGAGCAGGATCAGGACCAGCTGTTCGACGCGATCGTGGTGGACGAGGCACAGGACTTCGCCGACATCTGGTGGGACGGGCTGCGCTCCTGCCTGCGCGAGCAGGACGAGGGCGTGCTGTTCGTGTTCACCGACGAGCACCAGAGCGTCTTCGACCGCGAGGGCCGGGCCCCGATCACCCTCAGCCCGTTCCCGCTGGACGACAATCTGCGCAGCACCCGCTCCATCGCCCACACCTTCGCCCCGCTCACCCCCATCGAGCAGAACGCCCGGATGGAGCAGGGCGCCCCGGTGCGGTACGTCGAATGCGCCACGGCCGACGCGGTCGGCGCCGCCGACGACGTCGTCGAGCAGCTGCTGGAGGAAGGCTGGGACCCCGGCGACATCGCGCTGCTGACCACCCGCAGCCGCCATCCCGAGCAGAAGGAGCGCATCGAGCACTTCGGGTACGACGGGTACTGGGACGAGTTCTTCGCCGCCGAGGACGTGTTCTACGGCCACGTCCTGAACTTCAAAGGCCTCGAGCGACGCGTCGTGGTGCTCGCGATCAACGGCTTCGGCTCTGCCGAGCGCGCCCCACAGCTGCTGTACGTCGGCCTGTCCCGGGCGCGCTCGCTGCTGGTGGTCGTCGGCGAGCAGACCGAGATCTGGGACGCCGGCGGCGGGGTGGTGCTGGAGCGGATCCTCGGGAAGGGCTGA